AGCATGGGGCAAAAGAACACGACGCTTGTTATCTGGGTTTCTAGCCTTTACGCGGGCCCGGTGGTGGCTCTTGCCCCGACTTGCTACGTTGTATGGCAGAACCTTGTGCTCAGCTATATGACCGCAAAAATCAAGCCGAAAAAAGATAGCTAGAACTTAGAATTTAGATCTTGGAACTTAGAATATTTCTGAAATCAAAATGTCATGCCCTGCTCCGACAGGGCATCTCCTTTTTTATGTCGAGATGGTGATGCCCGCATTCGCGGGCATGACAAAATGAAATTTGTTCATCGTCACATACAAGAAAATTTTTAAACTTTTCTTTAATTTTTGCTTACGACTGCTTTATATTTATACACATGGTGTATTCGAAGCTGGTTTCATCTTTGATTGCCCTTGTGGCAATCCTTTTTGTGTCATTCTTTGTGCGTGACTGGTATGTGCTGCATCAGTGCGGTGCTGTTCAGTCGTGTCTAGATTCTACCAGCGATTTTCAGAACATCACAAAGTTTATCGTAACCTTTATTGCAACGCTACTTGCGTTTATGATTGGCAGACGTTCAGTCACTAGGCGCGATCGCTTCTTTTTGCAGATGAGTTTTTTGATGATTCTTTGTGCCGACTTTTGTTTTAAAATTCTGTACAATTATTTTGGCACGCCTGAAACTCGAGAAAATTTTATTTCGCTCGGCATTGGATTTTTCTTCATGGCGCAGATGATTTTAATTTATCGACATTCGCGTACAAAGAATACGGACTGGTCGTTTCCGTGGATTTATTGCATTCCGCTTGCGGCTGTGATTGCGATGATTTTCCTTGCATATTTCAAGGTCCTTGAATCCGTGATGCTCATGGCTGTTATTGCGTACGCGCCGACGTTGCTTTGTTCGCTTTACATGGCGTGCAGGGCGACAACGCTAGGCTTTTTCCCGGAGAAAAATGCCTTCTTCATCATGATCGGGATGGTTTGCTTTACATGCTGCGATGCGCTCACTGGAATTTCGCTCCTTACGGGAGCGGATCATTCGACCCGTGAAATCTTGGCTGTTGTGTCGAACAACTTTATTTGGCTCTTCTACGTCCCGGCCATTATTTTCCTTGCTTTGAGCGGATATCGCCGTAACGTTTAGATCCGCATGCTTGGCTCTTTTCCCCTAAAATTCTATTATTACCTCGTTCAAAGAGGTCATAATGATTATTGATTTAAAAGGTATGGAGACGACTGTTCTCCCGAATTTTAAGGGTGGCGAAAAAGAATACAAGGCCAAGATGTATTTCGACGGTACGACGCGCATTATGCACGGCACGCTCGAAGCTGGCGCTTCTATCGGTTACCACAAGCACGAAACCAACAGCGAAATTATGTTCTTTGTCTCGGGGAAGGGCAAGGTACTTTTTGATGATGGTGTGGAATATGTCGAAGCTGGCCAGTGCCATTTCTGCCCGAAGGGCCATTCCCACAGCTTGATTAATGAAGGTCCGGACAATCTCGTCTTTTATGCGACGGTCCCGGAACTCGGATAAGTTTAATTTAATGGAGAAAATATGTCTAAATTAATGCGTTCTATTTCTGGTATCCGCGGAATCGTTGGCGATACCCTTACTCCGCAGGTTTTGCAGAGCCATGTGCGTGCTTTCCTCGAAATCACGAAGGCAAAGCGCGTGGTGATTGGCCGCGATAGCCGCCCGACAGGTGATGCCATCGTGCAGTTCGTCGCTGGCATTTGCCGCCTTTCTGGCGTGGATGTTGTGGATGTGGGCCTTTCGACGACCCCGTCCGTGGAACTTTTGACGACGCACTTCAAGGCTGATGCGGGCATCATCATTACCGCAAGCCATAACCCGCTCGAATGGAACGCTCTCAAGTTCCTCAACAACAAGGGCCTTTTCCTCGGTCCGGATGATGTGAAGCAGCTCTTTGCTCTCGCTGATGCAAACCAGTTCAGCTATCCGGATTACCGCACGATGGGCAAGTACGAAGTTGCCCCGGATGCCGATGGCATTCACATTGATGGTACGCTCAAGATTCCGTTCGTGGATGTCGAAGCCATCAAGGCCAAGCATTTCAAGGTTGCTGTCGATGCCGTGAACGGTGCCGGTAGCTTTATTGTGCCGCGCCTCTTGGAACAGCTCGGTTGCGAAGTTGTCCGTGTTCATTGCAGCCCGGATGGCACGTTCCCGCGTGGTGCAGAACCGATTCCTGAAAATCTCGGCGACTTGCGCAAGGCTGTCAAGGATAACGGCTGTGCTGTTGGCTTTGCCGTGGACCCGGATGCAGACCGCTGCGCTCTCGTCGATGGTTTGGGACAAAGTATCGGCGAAGAATACACGCTTGCAATTGCAACGGACGAAGTACTTGCCCAGAAGAAGGGTAGCGTTTGCGTGAACCTCTCCACGAGCCGCATGAACGAAGATGTTGCCGCCAAGTACGGTTGTGAATTCAGCCGCGCGAAGGTCGGTGAAATCAACGTTAGCCTCCAGATGATCGAAAACGGTTGCGTGATTGGCGGTGAAGGTAACGGCGGTGTGATTCTCCCGGCGCTCCATTACGGTCGCGATAGCCTCGTGGCTGCCGCACTTGTGCTTAGCTGGATGGCCCACCACAATGGCGGCCCGGAAAAGTTCGTAGCTGAAAATCCGGCCTACGTGATGCCGAAGAAAAAGTTCGAACTCGGCGACAAGAAGGTTGCAGACATTCTCCCGAAAGTCAAGGCTGAATTTGCTGGCTGGAAGATGGATGAACGCGACGGCCTCTGGCTCGGTTCCGAGAAGTCCTGGGTACATGTGCGCGCCAGCAACACAGAACCTGTAATCCGCGTGATTGCCGAAGCCCCGACAGCTGAAGAAGCTGAGACTCTTTGTAGTAAGGTCGAAAAGCTCATTTAGTAGTAAGTAGACAGTAACGTCATCCTGAGTGCGAAAGCGCGAAGGATCCAGTCAAATTAAACCAAAAGGGCTCGCCGTTTCCGGCGGGCCCTTGAACATTAGAGAGTGTATAGGAAATCTTTAGAACTGTTCGAAGAACTTGTGGACTTCTTCAGGAACCCATGTCTGTTCCCAGTTCCAGCCGACACCCATGTTACCGGTGTCATGAGCGGTCCACTGATGGTCACCCGGCCAGCTGCACCACTTGACCGGGAAGCGTTCGTCGACGTTCTTAAAGTCATAGCAGACGTGTCCGGTGTTGCCGTTCACTTCTTCAGGCTTTTCGGAGCTTGCGTCGGTGAAGTCGCCATTGGCGTCGGCCTTGCCGTTACGCTTGAGGATTCTCGGGAGGGCACTATTTTTGGCGCGGTTGTAATCGCATCTGCCGTCGTTTTTGCCGTGAACGTTCATCCAGGCGATCGGCAAGTTCTTCATGTTGTTGCCTTCGGGGAGCCAAATGTTGTAGTCAGCGACTGCGTAGGTGGCTGCAGCGCGGACGCGGCTCTGCATGTCTTGCATGAGTGAGTAGCTGAACATGGCGCCAAAGCTAAAGCCTGTAATGAACACGCGGCTTGTATCAATGCAGTAGTTGTCGTTCAAAGTCGTGAGTGTCTGTGCAAAGAAGTCATGATCGCCTTGGCCCTTGGTCCATACACCGCCAATAGCGTCGAGTGAAACGAAGATGTAGTCGCCGTTCTTGTCGAGCACCTGCTGGCCGTAGTACGGAGTCGGATGGTCGTAGTCTGCTTTGTGATGCACGAAGTCTTCACCTCGGCTACCGTAGCAGTGCAAGGCAAAGAGAACCTTGTGCGGTTTCTTGTTGTCGTAGTTCTTCGGCAAGGTGATAAAGTAATCGCGGGTGTCGTTACCGACCTTGATTTGGAACTGGTCGCCGTTTTCGACGCTCTTGACTTTTTTCAATGTGGAATTGGTGCCGCAGCCCTTACTCGGGGTCGGTGCGTTCTTCAAGGCGTAACCGAATTTGAACGTCGGTTCGGGAGGGATGGTCTTCGAAAGTTTCACGTCAACGGTCGTGTCGAGCGTTCCGAGCGGCACGGTGAGCGTGTCATAGCCTTCGAATGTAAAGCGGAGTGCTTCGTCCTTGGCGGCATCCTTCATGAGGGCGTTAGCCTGTGAGCCGAAGGAGCTGGTAAAACTTTCGTCCGTCGTGAACTTGAAATTCTGCTTGGCGTTACCGACAGAGACCTGTGCAAAGTAAGTACCGCGTGCGCTGAGTCCTTTGCTCAAGTCATACGTGCCGGAACCTTGCAATGTCTTTTTGAAAACCTGGTTGCCGAGCGAGTTGTAAATCTTTACCTGAACAGGCGAGGTGCTGCTCTGGGAGTAAGAGAGAATGCCTTTGTTTACGCTGATATAGCCAACGGCGTTTCTGAAGCTTGGGTTGATGCCCACTTCCTCTTCCTGGATGGTGAATTTACCCTTATCATCCGTCGAGGCTGTCTTGCCTTCTTTGAGCAGGTCTACCGTGACACCTTTGAGTGCCTTGCCGTCATTGTCAGAAACGGTTCCTGTGATTGTGTATGCCGATGCCATCCCGCACAAGGCAAAACACGCGGCCGTAAATAGATTGGGCGCTTTAATCATGTGTACTCCTTTTACCAAACTCCTAAGACACACCTCACTATAAACTAATCTAATTCCAGATGTGATGAATGTTACGCGTTTGCGCTCCATGTTTATGGATGAATTGTCTATAAAATGATTTTTACAAGTCCCGCTAAAGTTGGCGATGCCGAAGGGCCGGAATGCGCGGGCATGACAGAAAAAAGCGGCTCCTGGGGAGGAGCCGCTTTTGGGTAGAGAGTTGATTTATGAATATCGTTTGTGATTAGAACTGGCCGAAGAACTTGTTGACTTCTTCAGGAACCCAAGTGTTTTGCCATTGACCGTTGTCCGAAGCGGTCCACTGGTGGCCACCGCCCCAAGTGCAGAGCTTGACCGGGAATCGCGGGTCTACGCTCTTAAAGTCGTAACAGACGTGGGTGTTGCCACCGCTATACTTCGTTGCCTTTTCCTTGCCGCGAGCATCGGTGCCGTCCGGGCCGTTATTGGCGAGGATGCGGTCCACAGAGCTGTCGACACGGCTATAAGAGCAGAGGTTGTCCTGAGAACCGTGCACGTCCATCCAGGCAATCGGCTTGCCGGCATTCTTCGGGATGTAAATGTTCCAGTCTGCCACAGCGTAAACGGCGACAGCGCGGATGCGGTGCTGGAATACCTGGGCCAAAGAGTTGGTGACCATGGAACCGAAGCTGAAGCCCGTTACGAACACGCGAGAGGTATCGATGCAGTAGTTTTCTTCGAGTTTGGTGAGGAGTTCGTCAAAGAAGATGTGGTCCTTGTTATCGCCAGTGCGCCAGGGGCTTCCGTCCGTATCGCCACGCGGAGCGACAAAGATGAATTCATTGTTCTTGTCGAGATTCTGCTGGCCATAGTACGGAGACGGATGGTCGGCGTCCGGAGAATGGTTGGTGAAGTCTTCGGCGTTAGAGCCCATGCAGTGCATAGCGAAGAGAATCTTGTACGGCTTGGTGTTGTCGTAGTTCTTCGGGAGCGTAATCCAGAATTCACGATTCAGGCCAGCGCTTGTCATGTTGTACTTCTTGGCGTTGCTGTTCTGACCGGTCGACTGGAGTGTCGAATTTACGCCGCAGCCCTTACTCGGGGTCGGTGCGTTCTTCAAGGCGTAGCCGAATGCGTAGGTCTGTTCGTTAGAAACCTTCGTGAGCTTCACGTTGAGGTTTGTGTCAAGCGTGTTGAGTGCGATGGTGAGCGTGTCGTAGCCATCGAGGACAAAGCGGATGGCTTCGCCGGCTTGAGCATCCTTCATGAGGGCGCTTGCGTCTTTGGAACCGATCGAGCTCTCAAAGCTGCCGTCTGTCGTGAACTTGAATTTCTGCGTTGCAGAACCGACGGATACCTGTGCAAAATAGGTACCGCGAGCCTTGATTCCCTTGGTCAGGTCATAGGTGCCGGAGCCCTGCAGAGTCTTTTTGAAAACCTGGTTACCGAGCGAGTTGTAAATCTTCACCTGCACAGGAGAAGTACTGCTCTGGGAATAAGAAAGAATGCCGTTGTTGATGCCGATGTAGCCGACGGAATTTTTGTAGCTCTGGTTGAGCCCCGTTATTTCGTCTTCGTGAATGGTGAATTTACCCTGGTCGTCTGTCTTTGTAGTCTTGCCTTCCTTGAGCAAGCTGACATCGACGCCGTTAAGGACCTTACCCTGATCGTCGGAAACGGTTCCGCTAATCGTGTAGGCAAATGATGTGGTACATAAAGCCGCAACGCATGCTGCGGTAACGAACGAAAGACGTTTCGCTTTCATCGAACACTCCTTTTTGAAATCCAAAAATTTCTCTCTGGACCTCTTAACCCAATCTTAATTTATTTTCCAAAAAGAAAATAATCTCTTATGTAAATATATTGTTATGGACATTTTGTCAAGGACTTAAGGTTATTACATAATTTTGTAAGAAATTTGTAATTTTGATTATTCGACATAGCCTTGAATTCTAGTAACTAATGACTATTGACGAATAACTAAATTCTATATATACACCTATGAACCACATTGCAATTTTTATCGACGCAGAAAACTTGACCAACTGGGTCAAAAATAACGGTGTACAGTCGCTTATGGACGAACTTTTGCCGCTTGGGCAGATTGTCGTGCGCAAGGCTTATGGCAAATGGTCTACGCCGCAGCTGATCCCGTTGCAGTCCGCGCTCAATGAAAATGGCTTTGAACTTGTGCATACGTTCCATCCGGTGAGTGGCAAGAACTCGACGGACATCAAGATGACGGTCGATACGATGGAAGTGGCGCTCGATTCCCAGGTGCAGTGGATTGTGCTTGCCACGGGCGATTCTGACTTTTCGCCGCTTTTCCGCAAGCTGCGTGAACAGGGCAAGGAAGTGATTGGCGTGGGGCCCAAGTCCCCGCTGAGCGAATGCGTCAAGAATTCCTGCTCCCGCTACATTTACACAGACGATGCGACTGGTGCAGATGACGATTCCGGCGATGAAGTCGCCGATGCGAAGGAACGCGCAAACTTGATCGTTTCCGAGAAAATCGATTCCATGGAAATGCTCCGTAGCGTTTTGCAAAAAGAAGATGGCCCGATTGCACTTGCGGCGATCAAGCCCAAGATGCTAGGTATCGATAACGCGTTTAACGAAAAGCGTCTTGGCTTCAAGACGTTTAAGGATTTCGTGAAGTCTGCGGACTTTGTGCAAATGACGGATGTGGGTGGCGGTTCTTACATGGTGGCACTCGCCGAGCAGAAAGTCGCTGTCGAAGAAGATGCGCAGATGGTTTTGGCAAAGGCGCTCAAGCGTAAGGGCTGGGACATGTTCCCGCGCAACATGCTCAAGAAGATTTATGCCGAAGCTTGCGACCTTACTTCATTTGTTCCGATGAACAAGCAGGACCTGGTTCAGGAAATTGTTGCAAAGAATATTGCCGGTACGACGAGCAGCATTATCAACCGCGCGCTGAGCACGTTCTTCAAGGCGAAGCTTGTGACCATCAGCGGTGGTGATGACAAGCTCTGGACTGTCACCGAGACGAACCAGTACTGGAAAGAAATTGACAAGGCCATGCTCGACAGGCTCCGCGTGAGCCTCAAGGAAACCGGTCAAAAAGTCCCCAAGAAAGATATCGTCGCTATTTTGTACGGAAAGTACGCTGACGGCGAAGCCGAAAAGCTCGTATAAAAAGGAGATGCCCCATCAAGTGGGGCATGACACGTTTCTGCATCGCTCGGCTACGCTTCGTCGTTCTGAGTGCAACGAAGAACCCAGTTATATCTTGTTCTACATACCAGAAATGACTGGATTCTTCCGCCTTCGGCGTCAGAATGACGGTTGCGATAGTCTAATCCAGCTTTCCTTGATACAAATCCAGCAGGTTGCGGGCCAAGAGGCTTGTGTACTTGGCGTTCGTGAGCGTGGACTGTGCGCTTTCGAGGCGGTTCTTCTGCGTGAGGTAATCGGTGTACGTGAGGGCGCCTACGTTACGTTGTTCTTCGGCGACCTGCAAGGCTTCGTTTTCTGCTTCGACTTGGAGGATTGCTGCCTTCCACTGCATGTCGGCGCTGAGCGCGTTCAGGTAAAGCTTTTCGATGTTGTTTTCGAGCGTCTTTGCCTGTTCCTTCAAAGCGACCTGGCTTTCGGTTTCACTAATCTGTGCCTGCAAGACCTTGTTTTCGGTTGCGCCGCCATCGATAATCGGGATGTTGATGTTCAACGAAACGCTGTGCGAATAGCCGTTCTTGAGCTGGCTACCGTACTTTCTGGATTCCCAGGCTTGGAGGCCGGTGCTTGCGCTTGCGCCGAGCGATACCTTGATGGACTTGCCCTTGCCTGCAATTTCGGTATTCTTCTTTGCCACTTGGATCGCGAGGCTGTCAGACTTTAAACCTGGATTTGTTTCCGTGGCTGTAGCCTGGAGTGCATCGAGTGTCGGAATCGGCGTGAGGGCGTCCGGCGTCTGGATTTCGGATTCAGGCGCAGAGACTTCGAACGCTTCGCTTTCCGGGAGTTCCAAAAGCTGGCGGAGTGTTGTCTTTGCGGTATTCACGCTAAGCTGAGCGGCGAGCTGGGCTGCTTCTTTCTGGAGCACGTTTGCCTGCGACTGCGTTAAGTCCTTCTTGGTGATGGAGCCTGCTTCGAACAGCGTGTTGTAGTGCTCGAATTCGGCCTTGGCAAGTTCAACGGTCGCATCTGCTGTGTGCAACTTTTCGATTGCGGCGAGCAAGTTCATGTAGGCGTTCAAGACGCTTTCTTGCACGGAGCGTTCGGTTTCCTTTGTTGAAAGGCGCGTCGCTTCCTTGTTGATTTCATTTGCCTGGATGGAAAGTCTCGTAGAGCCGCCGTCCCAGAGTGTGTAAGAAGCGCTAAGGCCTGCATTCAAGCGGTAATGGTCTTGCGGACCGTCTCTGAACGGGGAATCGTAAAGGGTGTTGCCGATGCTGGCGGAAAGCGTGGGGTAGTTCCCGACTTTAGCCTGTTCGAGGCTCACATCTGCTTTCTGTTCGCGGAGCTTTGCGGATTCGAGCTTGAGGCTCTTTTCTTTGGCCTGCTTGAGGCATGCGCTTAAGGTCCAGGAACCATCAGCGAAAACGAGTGATGCTGACGCAAAAATACCGAGAACGATTGCTTTTCTGTAATTCATACCTTTTAGATGCCCCAGCTATATATTTTGGTTGCGTGATTTTTAAGATAGCAAATTTGTACAAACACAAAAAGGCTTCCTTGCGGAAGCCTTTTCGAATGGACGGTACTGGATTTGAACCAGTGACCTCTGCCGTGTGAAAGCAGCGCTCTAAACCAACTGAGCTAACCGTCCGAGGTGAGTGCAAATATAGAAAAGGATTTATTTGCTGTCAAGGGTTATAAGAACTTGTCTTCGGCAGCGCGGAGGATGCTGAGGAACTCTGCCGGGGTTTTGGAGGCGATGAGGTCCTTGCGAACGTTGCCGTCAGCGAGGAGGCGGCTCACGGAAGAGAGTGCCTTGAGGTGCGGGCCAACGGTATTGCCCGGGCTCACGATGAGGATGAGCAAATAAACCGGTTCACCGTCAAAGGACTGGAAGTCGAGGCCCTTTTCGATGGTGGCGGCGACCATGCACATACGGTCAACGTAGTCAATCTTGGCGTGGGGGACAGCAAGACCGCAACCGATACCCGTGGAACGGCTCTGTTCGCGCGTCCAGATGGCTTCGAAGATTTCATCGCGGTGGTCAAGTTTGTAGGCGCTGCAAAGAGTATCTACCAATTCGTTAAGAATGGCTTCCTTAGTTTCACTGGAAGAGTTAATCAAGATGCAATTATCTACAAATCTTTCAGAAAGTCGCATGTTTATTATGTTCCTTTTTGTGTATCTGTCAAACAATCATTTTAGAATAATTATTGCGATTTGGTAAGATTTATATCTAAAATATGTTTAAAAAAGAAGATAATTCTAGCTGTGAAGTGGTATTTTCGAGCCTGTCGATGGCTTTTCTCATGAGCGCGACGTCAATTTGGCCGGGGGCGGCCGCTTTTCCGATGGAACCGTAAGTGAGGTTTGCACCCTCCTTCAAAGACCAAATTCGGCTGATTTTTCCGGTTTCGCCCATGCCGAATGCGGCGATGAACTTGAACCCTTTGGCCCTTTTGGCGAACTTGTAGAGGCGCGTGCAGTCGTCTTCGGAGTTGCTCATGGCGGCGATTTTGATGCCGTCTGCCTTGACCCGTTTGACGTCGGTGAGGTAGTTCTTGAGTTCGAGGTCGCTCGGGATGCGGGTGAAGTTGTGCTCGGAAATGAGGATCTTCACGCCTTTCGGAGTTGCAATTTCGCGGAGCTTGTCGTAGTCGTGCAAGCAGTCGCGTTCGAGGTCCAGCCATTCCGGGACGTCCGATGCGTTAAGAATTTGTTCGAAAAGTTCGGGGCGCTCGATAGCGCGTGCGTCGGGGAATGTGCCGCCGTCACGCTTGAGTCGTATGGTGCCGAGCTGTATTGCCTTCGGGACGAGTTTGCGGATTCTTGCTGAAAGTCCTTGCCATTCGGATTCGTCAAAAAAGTCGTAACGGATTTCGAGGATATCGCAGCTTTCAAAGTCAATGCGTGCCGGGTGGAGTTCTTCGCTCTCGGCGGCGGTAAGCGTTTCGGGACTCACGAGCCCGACTAGGTATTTCTGAGAATCGATTGGCATGGCCTAAAATTTAGCAATTAGGAAATAGGAAGTAGGAGTTAGGAATTCTCATCGCGTCATGTTGAGTGGCGAAGCCACGAAACATCCAGTAAAGTCTCGTATTGAACGGAATATGACTGGATCCTTCGTCGCAAGCTCCTCAGGATGACAACTTTAGAATGACGATGTTGAAATCTTGTAACTAACTTCTGCCTCTAAAACACTGTCTACTTCCTACTTCCTACTGCTTACTGCTAATTGCGAATTTTCTACATTATAGTGGAACAAAAGGATTATTTATGGCAGATTGTAACGAAAACAAAGAAAAGCAGACCCCGGACATGCTCAAGAAGGCGGAAGAATACCTCGCCTCCAAGCGCAGAATTTTCTTGTGGGGTGGTGTCGATGACGAAAGTGCCGAACGCATTGTGAAGCAGCTCCTGTACCTGGATTCCCTGAATCACGAAGACATTATTTTCTTCATCAACAGCCCGGGTGGCGTGATTTCTAGTGGCCTTGCCATTTACGACTGCATGAACGCAATCCAGAGCGATGTTGTGACTGTTTGCTGTGGACAGGCTGCCTCGATGGGTGCCGTGCTCCTCACCGCCGGTGCAAAGGGCAAGCGTTGTGCATGGCCGAACGCTCGCATCATGATCCACCAGCCGCTCATTCACGGCGAGATTGTGGCTCCTGCAAGCGATATCCAGATCCAGGCCGAAGAAATGCTACGCATCCGTGGCATCACGGGCAAGATTCTTGCTGAAACTTCTGGACACACGATTGAACAGATTGACCGCGATACCGAACGCGACAACTTTATGTCTGCCGAAGAGGCTAAGTCTTACGGTCTCGTGGATAAAGTCGAGAGTATTATCTAATGGGTTTATTTTCTGCAATTAAGAGTGGCCTTGCCAAGACCCGCGACGCTCTCCTTGGGGAGTTGAAGGGTATTGTCGGTGCCGGTAAGATTACGGACGAGACGCTCGAAGAACTTGAAGAGCATCTCATCAAGGCTGATGTCGGTGTCGAAGCTGCATTCCTTTTGACGGATGCACTCCGCGAAAATGCTTTGGGCAAGTCGCTTACGACAGAGCAGGTGCTCGACATCATGCGTAATGAAGCGGAACGCTTGCTCAAGGATCCGCCTCCGTTTGAACTCAAGGGCAAGCCGCATGTGGTGCTCGTGATTGGTGTGAACGGTGCAGGCAAGACGACGACAATCGGTAAGCTTGCAGCCCGCCTCAAGAACGAAGGCAAGAAGGTGATGATTGCCGCTTGCGATACGTTCCGTGCTGCTGCTATTGATCAGCTTGAAACATGGGCCGAACGTTCGGGTGCTGAATTCGTGAAGCATCAGGAAGGTTCTGACCCGGCTGCTGTGGCATACGACGCTTGCAGTGCCGCTGTTGCTCGCGGTTGCGATGTTGTCTTGATCGATACCGCTGGCCGTTTGCACAACAAAGACTACTTGATGGAAGAACTCAAGAAGATTGTCCGTGTCATCAAGAAGGTGAGCCCGGACATGCCGCACGACATGTGGCTTGTGATTGACGGCAACACCGGACAGAACACCATCAACCAGACGAAGATTTTCAATCAGAGCTTCCCCTTGACCGGTCTTGTGGTGACAAAGCTCGATGGAACCGCGCGAGGTGGCTCCGTGCTCTCGATTGCAAGTTCGTTGCAAATCCCGATCCGCTGGGTTGGCATGGGCGAACGCATCGATCAGCTCGTAGAATTCAACAAGCGCGACTACGTTGACGGTCTTTTTGAAAACG
This genomic stretch from Fibrobacter sp. UWB16 harbors:
- a CDS encoding cupin domain-containing protein, encoding MIIDLKGMETTVLPNFKGGEKEYKAKMYFDGTTRIMHGTLEAGASIGYHKHETNSEIMFFVSGKGKVLFDDGVEYVEAGQCHFCPKGHSHSLINEGPDNLVFYATVPELG
- the glmM gene encoding phosphoglucosamine mutase translates to MSKLMRSISGIRGIVGDTLTPQVLQSHVRAFLEITKAKRVVIGRDSRPTGDAIVQFVAGICRLSGVDVVDVGLSTTPSVELLTTHFKADAGIIITASHNPLEWNALKFLNNKGLFLGPDDVKQLFALADANQFSYPDYRTMGKYEVAPDADGIHIDGTLKIPFVDVEAIKAKHFKVAVDAVNGAGSFIVPRLLEQLGCEVVRVHCSPDGTFPRGAEPIPENLGDLRKAVKDNGCAVGFAVDPDADRCALVDGLGQSIGEEYTLAIATDEVLAQKKGSVCVNLSTSRMNEDVAAKYGCEFSRAKVGEINVSLQMIENGCVIGGEGNGGVILPALHYGRDSLVAAALVLSWMAHHNGGPEKFVAENPAYVMPKKKFELGDKKVADILPKVKAEFAGWKMDERDGLWLGSEKSWVHVRASNTEPVIRVIAEAPTAEEAETLCSKVEKLI
- a CDS encoding T9SS type A sorting domain-containing protein, translating into MIKAPNLFTAACFALCGMASAYTITGTVSDNDGKALKGVTVDLLKEGKTASTDDKGKFTIQEEEVGINPSFRNAVGYISVNKGILSYSQSSTSPVQVKIYNSLGNQVFKKTLQGSGTYDLSKGLSARGTYFAQVSVGNAKQNFKFTTDESFTSSFGSQANALMKDAAKDEALRFTFEGYDTLTVPLGTLDTTVDVKLSKTIPPEPTFKFGYALKNAPTPSKGCGTNSTLKKVKSVENGDQFQIKVGNDTRDYFITLPKNYDNKKPHKVLFALHCYGSRGEDFVHHKADYDHPTPYYGQQVLDKNGDYIFVSLDAIGGVWTKGQGDHDFFAQTLTTLNDNYCIDTSRVFITGFSFGAMFSYSLMQDMQSRVRAAATYAVADYNIWLPEGNNMKNLPIAWMNVHGKNDGRCDYNRAKNSALPRILKRNGKADANGDFTDASSEKPEEVNGNTGHVCYDFKNVDERFPVKWCSWPGDHQWTAHDTGNMGVGWNWEQTWVPEEVHKFFEQF
- a CDS encoding T9SS type A sorting domain-containing protein; translation: MKAKRLSFVTAACVAALCTTSFAYTISGTVSDDQGKVLNGVDVSLLKEGKTTKTDDQGKFTIHEDEITGLNQSYKNSVGYIGINNGILSYSQSSTSPVQVKIYNSLGNQVFKKTLQGSGTYDLTKGIKARGTYFAQVSVGSATQKFKFTTDGSFESSIGSKDASALMKDAQAGEAIRFVLDGYDTLTIALNTLDTNLNVKLTKVSNEQTYAFGYALKNAPTPSKGCGVNSTLQSTGQNSNAKKYNMTSAGLNREFWITLPKNYDNTKPYKILFAMHCMGSNAEDFTNHSPDADHPSPYYGQQNLDKNNEFIFVAPRGDTDGSPWRTGDNKDHIFFDELLTKLEENYCIDTSRVFVTGFSFGSMVTNSLAQVFQHRIRAVAVYAVADWNIYIPKNAGKPIAWMDVHGSQDNLCSYSRVDSSVDRILANNGPDGTDARGKEKATKYSGGNTHVCYDFKSVDPRFPVKLCTWGGGHQWTASDNGQWQNTWVPEEVNKFFGQF
- a CDS encoding NYN domain-containing protein, which translates into the protein MNHIAIFIDAENLTNWVKNNGVQSLMDELLPLGQIVVRKAYGKWSTPQLIPLQSALNENGFELVHTFHPVSGKNSTDIKMTVDTMEVALDSQVQWIVLATGDSDFSPLFRKLREQGKEVIGVGPKSPLSECVKNSCSRYIYTDDATGADDDSGDEVADAKERANLIVSEKIDSMEMLRSVLQKEDGPIALAAIKPKMLGIDNAFNEKRLGFKTFKDFVKSADFVQMTDVGGGSYMVALAEQKVAVEEDAQMVLAKALKRKGWDMFPRNMLKKIYAEACDLTSFVPMNKQDLVQEIVAKNIAGTTSSIINRALSTFFKAKLVTISGGDDKLWTVTETNQYWKEIDKAMLDRLRVSLKETGQKVPKKDIVAILYGKYADGEAEKLV
- a CDS encoding TolC family protein; amino-acid sequence: MNYRKAIVLGIFASASLVFADGSWTLSACLKQAKEKSLKLESAKLREQKADVSLEQAKVGNYPTLSASIGNTLYDSPFRDGPQDHYRLNAGLSASYTLWDGGSTRLSIQANEINKEATRLSTKETERSVQESVLNAYMNLLAAIEKLHTADATVELAKAEFEHYNTLFEAGSITKKDLTQSQANVLQKEAAQLAAQLSVNTAKTTLRQLLELPESEAFEVSAPESEIQTPDALTPIPTLDALQATATETNPGLKSDSLAIQVAKKNTEIAGKGKSIKVSLGASASTGLQAWESRKYGSQLKNGYSHSVSLNINIPIIDGGATENKVLQAQISETESQVALKEQAKTLENNIEKLYLNALSADMQWKAAILQVEAENEALQVAEEQRNVGALTYTDYLTQKNRLESAQSTLTNAKYTSLLARNLLDLYQGKLD
- a CDS encoding PTS sugar transporter subunit IIA yields the protein MRLSERFVDNCILINSSSETKEAILNELVDTLCSAYKLDHRDEIFEAIWTREQSRSTGIGCGLAVPHAKIDYVDRMCMVAATIEKGLDFQSFDGEPVYLLILIVSPGNTVGPHLKALSSVSRLLADGNVRKDLIASKTPAEFLSILRAAEDKFL
- a CDS encoding type I 3-dehydroquinate dehydratase translates to MPIDSQKYLVGLVSPETLTAAESEELHPARIDFESCDILEIRYDFFDESEWQGLSARIRKLVPKAIQLGTIRLKRDGGTFPDARAIERPELFEQILNASDVPEWLDLERDCLHDYDKLREIATPKGVKILISEHNFTRIPSDLELKNYLTDVKRVKADGIKIAAMSNSEDDCTRLYKFAKRAKGFKFIAAFGMGETGKISRIWSLKEGANLTYGSIGKAAAPGQIDVALMRKAIDRLENTTSQLELSSFLNIF
- a CDS encoding ATP-dependent Clp protease proteolytic subunit, with translation MADCNENKEKQTPDMLKKAEEYLASKRRIFLWGGVDDESAERIVKQLLYLDSLNHEDIIFFINSPGGVISSGLAIYDCMNAIQSDVVTVCCGQAASMGAVLLTAGAKGKRCAWPNARIMIHQPLIHGEIVAPASDIQIQAEEMLRIRGITGKILAETSGHTIEQIDRDTERDNFMSAEEAKSYGLVDKVESII